In the Candidatus Cloacimonas acidaminovorans str. Evry genome, one interval contains:
- a CDS encoding T9SS type A sorting domain-containing protein, producing MKRPLFFILLILAFMGLNANERIPIYSSQFLEYYGNGLTLPNGDILFFTNASDEYGNNIVMNKITVIGENVSSESIDITNAPGDEYIINQILSSDGCVIFTYNFLAEDVDYYYDDEMYIQKVTLSGQTLWGEMGKKITRDFTDYTLVPNNLGGAYLLNDGNSYDEAKLYGWNFNAQGNNLWQSDIILEMPCFQLFLNNILADGAGNIILNLMLKDSPESYCYSHLIKLSPEGNIIGNNPLLPQSQFSGLYQIYSDRNGNYVLWKVIDSNLTLQKMDSSYNLLLPQAITYQHSSDSEISNLGFCADGSLYYSAERNYPLNPLIYKLNPDLQPSWTTPAEIPFYFNYYYRTFRIANDNSLYSAYIDYLGSNGNFPNSSIMLTRINSADGSIAFPFTCVSSQIFPKGAARIFNSSDKALVLWYDISDINFEVRCQLVAPSGSILLEQEGRTLQYRHTGSVNNYQVVNLPQGACYVYEIMDTCFNLKLYYQICDDNLSPLLGEYGIELNPDSSEAEWLKKIILTPQNQIGILYLTQNAQDVFSLYYQVIDNTGTVLLPGRGILIKEAVTNPNYNYQMTCVDDDIIIAWEEIYSLLNTTIIRGQRLHNNLPQWDAGGKILKQSTPYECSLVNICENYLVYDDHSYTNYSYGIRKLDTDGNPDPSWLLTDYITSGTHSFLIQSCSLMGDEMAVFYIKEFIAGLYARYDLYVQKYNSQGLPLWGTLGIHLDTTENIPISVAGVNYGDKIFFALQKYDPYLYINYMSYNLITNNGTIIWDNPESFSTEIFYETNDFKLIPYNNDVYSILWLSVRSDNLSKINHHYVLSDGFLYYNQAEIIDKSVKSISDLQVLNKGNYCLANYRLNKYYIEYKSAAGGLQSSASNESRGHRSSASDPKGFSYEVKSLFAYKIPSEPVFTDDPLQPPATLSCCNYPNPFNPETTISFEIPKTDNVSLQIYNLKGQLIRTLVNDYLPAGKQSIVWNGTDNNNQPVASGVYLYKIKTGKFTKSAKMLLLK from the coding sequence ATGAAAAGACCTCTTTTCTTTATACTGCTCATTCTTGCTTTTATGGGCTTGAATGCAAATGAACGAATTCCCATATATAGTTCACAATTCCTGGAATATTACGGTAATGGTCTTACTTTGCCTAACGGGGATATTCTCTTTTTTACCAATGCCTCTGATGAATATGGTAACAATATTGTGATGAACAAAATAACCGTCATCGGCGAAAATGTGTCCTCTGAATCAATAGACATTACCAACGCACCTGGTGATGAATATATCATTAACCAAATTTTAAGTTCTGATGGATGCGTTATTTTTACCTATAATTTCCTGGCAGAGGATGTTGATTATTATTATGATGATGAAATGTATATTCAAAAGGTTACTCTTAGCGGTCAAACCTTATGGGGTGAAATGGGAAAAAAGATAACCCGGGATTTTACTGATTATACCTTAGTTCCTAATAATTTAGGTGGTGCCTATCTGCTTAATGATGGCAATTCTTATGATGAAGCCAAACTTTATGGCTGGAATTTTAACGCTCAGGGTAATAACCTCTGGCAATCGGATATAATTTTGGAAATGCCTTGCTTTCAGTTATTCTTAAATAATATTCTTGCTGATGGAGCAGGGAATATCATCTTAAACTTAATGTTAAAAGATTCTCCGGAAAGCTATTGTTACAGCCATTTAATCAAACTTTCTCCCGAGGGTAATATTATTGGTAATAATCCCTTACTGCCCCAAAGCCAATTTTCCGGGTTATACCAAATTTACAGTGATAGAAACGGGAATTATGTTTTATGGAAAGTTATTGATTCCAACCTTACTTTGCAAAAAATGGACTCCTCGTATAATTTGCTTTTGCCGCAAGCAATTACTTATCAGCATAGTTCCGATAGCGAAATTTCCAATCTCGGATTTTGTGCAGACGGCAGCTTATACTATTCAGCAGAACGCAATTATCCCCTTAATCCTTTGATTTATAAATTAAATCCTGATTTACAACCAAGTTGGACTACCCCTGCGGAAATTCCTTTCTACTTTAATTATTATTATCGTACTTTTCGTATAGCCAATGATAATTCTTTATATTCGGCATATATTGATTATTTGGGTTCTAATGGTAATTTCCCTAATTCATCTATAATGCTTACCCGGATTAATTCTGCAGATGGCAGTATTGCTTTTCCGTTCACTTGTGTTTCCAGTCAGATATTTCCCAAAGGTGCAGCAAGAATTTTTAATTCTTCCGATAAAGCCCTTGTTTTATGGTATGATATATCCGACATCAATTTTGAAGTTCGATGTCAACTGGTTGCACCTTCAGGTTCTATTTTATTGGAACAGGAAGGCAGAACTCTTCAATATAGACATACAGGTTCTGTGAATAATTATCAGGTCGTTAATTTGCCTCAGGGTGCCTGCTATGTTTATGAAATAATGGATACCTGTTTCAACTTAAAACTCTATTACCAAATCTGCGATGATAACCTTTCTCCCTTACTGGGGGAATATGGAATAGAGCTAAACCCCGATTCCAGCGAAGCAGAATGGTTAAAAAAAATTATACTGACACCCCAAAACCAGATTGGTATCCTCTATTTAACTCAAAATGCTCAAGATGTATTTAGTTTATATTATCAAGTGATAGATAATACAGGTACAGTTTTATTGCCCGGTAGGGGTATCCTGATTAAAGAGGCGGTTACAAATCCTAATTATAACTATCAAATGACTTGCGTGGATGACGATATAATCATTGCCTGGGAGGAAATATATTCTCTGCTGAACACAACTATTATAAGAGGCCAACGGTTACATAATAACCTTCCCCAATGGGATGCAGGAGGAAAAATTCTCAAGCAAAGCACTCCGTATGAATGCAGCTTGGTGAATATTTGTGAAAATTATCTCGTTTATGATGATCATAGTTACACTAACTATTCCTATGGAATAAGGAAATTGGATACCGATGGAAATCCTGACCCTTCCTGGCTGCTTACTGACTATATCACAAGTGGCACCCATTCTTTTTTAATACAATCTTGCTCACTAATGGGTGATGAAATGGCTGTCTTCTATATTAAAGAATTCATTGCGGGTTTGTATGCCAGGTATGATTTGTATGTTCAGAAATATAATAGCCAGGGATTACCTTTATGGGGAACTTTGGGAATTCACTTAGATACTACCGAAAATATACCTATAAGCGTAGCAGGTGTTAATTATGGAGATAAAATATTTTTTGCTCTCCAAAAATACGATCCGTATTTATATATAAACTACATGTCTTATAATTTGATAACTAATAATGGGACTATAATTTGGGATAACCCGGAATCCTTTTCCACTGAAATATTTTACGAGACCAATGATTTTAAGTTGATACCTTATAACAACGATGTTTACTCCATTCTTTGGCTGTCTGTGCGTAGCGATAATTTAAGTAAAATTAATCATCATTATGTCCTCTCTGATGGCTTTCTATACTATAATCAAGCTGAGATAATTGATAAATCAGTTAAAAGTATTTCTGATTTGCAAGTGCTTAATAAAGGAAACTACTGCCTGGCAAATTACCGCCTCAATAAATACTATATAGAATACAAAAGTGCAGCCGGAGGACTCCAATCCTCCGCATCCAATGAATCCAGAGGACACCGATCCTCCGCCTCCGACCCCAAAGGGTTTTCCTATGAAGTAAAATCCCTCTTTGCTTACAAAATCCCTTCCGAACCCGTTTTCACGGATGACCCTCTGCAACCTCCTGCCACCCTTTCTTGCTGTAACTATCCCAATCCCTTCAATCCGGAAACCACAATCAGCTTTGAAATTCCTAAAACGGACAATGTCTCTCTCCAAATCTATAACCTCAAAGGACAGCTAATCCGAACTCTTGTTAACGATTATCTTCCTGCCGGAAAACAATCTATAGTTTGGAATGGAACCGATAACAATAATCAACCTGTCGCCAGCGGTGTCTATCTTTATAAAATAAAAACAGGTAAATTCACCAAATCCGCTAAAATGCTCCTGCTGAAATAA
- a CDS encoding peroxiredoxin → MDTREGMPLLGDYFPEMTVVTTKGKMTLPNDMAGKWFVFFSHPADFTPVCTTEFVSFQKLYPKFKELNTELIGLSVDQVFAHIKWEEWIKENLGVTIQFPIIADTGAVAKRLGLIHPGKGTNTVRAVFIVDAKGIIRIILYYPQELGRNMEEILRAVKGMQFSDANGFSMPANWPKNELIGDKVIIPAAATVADANTRIAKIKKGEIEGYDWWFSYRDAKPKQEKKTVTQPKSSSRTKKK, encoded by the coding sequence ATGGATACAAGAGAAGGTATGCCCTTGCTGGGGGATTATTTCCCCGAAATGACCGTCGTTACAACTAAAGGCAAAATGACCCTTCCCAATGATATGGCAGGAAAGTGGTTCGTTTTTTTCAGTCATCCGGCTGATTTTACCCCTGTTTGCACTACGGAATTTGTCTCCTTTCAAAAACTTTATCCCAAGTTCAAAGAGCTCAATACTGAACTTATTGGATTAAGTGTAGATCAGGTTTTTGCACATATTAAATGGGAAGAATGGATTAAAGAAAATCTTGGTGTTACTATCCAATTTCCTATAATTGCCGATACCGGTGCTGTAGCAAAACGCTTGGGTCTTATTCATCCCGGGAAAGGAACAAATACTGTCCGTGCTGTATTTATTGTTGATGCCAAAGGTATCATTAGAATTATCCTCTATTATCCCCAAGAACTGGGACGCAATATGGAAGAAATTCTGCGTGCCGTTAAAGGAATGCAATTTTCAGATGCTAACGGTTTCTCTATGCCTGCAAACTGGCCTAAAAATGAATTGATTGGAGACAAAGTGATTATTCCTGCTGCTGCTACTGTTGCCGATGCCAATACCCGTATTGCTAAAATTAAAAAAGGGGAAATTGAGGGCTATGACTGGTGGTTTTCTTACCGGGATGCCAAACCTAAACAGGAGAAAAAAACGGTAACACAACCAAAATCTTCTTCCCGCACAAAAAAGAAATGA